The genomic stretch TGGAAGTACTCCTTTAATTATACTGTAGCTCAATCTGTTAAACTAATTGGTGCTACTCTCGGTGACTCGATGATTGCTTCTGATATTTTCTCTGTCCTAAAGGAGGCTCTAGAAACTGATGTTTGGGAAATTAATGCAACTGCTATTCCATTAATTAAGAAACCACAAGATGACGGTTCTACTGTTCAAAATCAAGATGAAGATCTGGAAATGAAAGATACTTATTTGGAAGCTCCAGCTTTATTGGCCACTTTCAATGAAACTTCCTTTAGACCAAATGAATATCATGTTAGTAATTCTAGTGGAgaaattaatcaaatttCTACCAGTAGTATTGCAGAAATCTCAAAGAGATTGACTTTCAGAGAAGCTTATGGCACCACTACTGAGTTGAGACCAGATTTATCAATGAAAACTTTTGTCATTAAGGTTAAGGAAAATAGACGTGTTACCCCAGAGGATTATGACCGTTATATCTTTAACATTGAATTCGATATTAAAGGTACAGGTTTAAAATACGATATTGGTGAAGCATTAGGTATTCATGCTAGAAATGATTCTGCCAAggttaatgaatttttagcTTATTATGGTCTTGATCCAAAGGAAATTGTTCTTGTCCcaaataaagatgataatTCCATTCTTGAAGCTAGAACTGTTTTCCAAGCATTTGTCGAGAATTTAGATATCTTTGGTAAACCCCCAAAGAAATTCTATGAGGCTTTAATTCCATTTGCCCAAGATGAAAAGGACAAAGATAAGTTAACAAACTTAATATCTCCTGCTGGCGCTTCAGAATTAAAGGTATAtcaagatgaagaattcTTTACATATGCAgatatttttgaagaattcCCATCAGTTAGACCTGCTGTAACAGACTTAGTTTCGTTGATTGCCCCACTAAAGAGAAGAGAATATTCCATTGCCTCTTCTCAAAAAGTTCATCCAAATGAAATTCATTTGTTGATTGTTGTCGTTGATTGGGTTGATAAACGTGGTAGAAAGAGATTTGGTCAAGCTTCTAAATACATATCAGAATTACCAGTTGGTGCTGAATTAGTTGTTAGTGTGAAACCTTCTGTTATGAAATTACCTCAATCACCATTACAACCAGTTATAATGAGTGGTTTGGGTACCGGTTTAGCTCCATTCAAGGCTATTGTGGAAGAAAAAATGTGGCAGAAGCAACAAGGTATGGATATTGGCGAAGTGTACTTATTTTTAGGTTCCAGACATAAGAGAGAAGAATATCTGTATGGTGAATTGTGGGAAGCATACAAGGATGCTGGTATTATTACACATATCGGTGCAGCTTTCTCAAGAGATCAGGATTATAAGATCTATATCCAAGATCGCATTAAGGAAGTTCTTTCTGACCTAAAAGAGGCTATGATTGCTAAACAAGGTACGTTCTACTTATGTGGTCCAACTTGGCCAGTTCCTGATATCACCAATGCTTTGAAGGACATCGTGGAAATGGACGCTAAAGAAAAGGGTATTAAGATAGATTTAGCAGCTGCTATTGAAGACTTGAAGGAGACTTCAAGATATATCTTAGAAGTTTATTAGATGagttattatcatttaatcttgttttatatttcatctttatgTCCTAGTATATTTATCTATTTTCTAATACATGTacatttaattaaattgtCATGGATTAATATAtctctaattttttttaatgtatATAATGTAATGATAGATAAGACACTATTGTATTAAGATAACTGAATGAAATACTAATAGGCTTACATATAAGTAAATTACATAACACTTACTACAGAGGTACCGTCTTGAAATCTAGTTCTAAATACCCTATTTGCATTAGTAAACATACCTTCTTTTAAGGAAACAACGATAAACTGTGCACCTTTGAACcttgttttaattaaatgACCTATATTTTGGGTGTGACTTAAATCCAATGCTGCATCAACCTCATCTAAAATATACATTGGAGCTGGTCTAAACTGTAATAATGCTAAAATCAATGATAAGGCTACCAAGGATCTTTGGCCACCAGATAATTCTACCAAACTCTCCTTCCATATATTGCCTAATTTGACCTTAACTTCTAATCCCTCAGTGATGTCTTTGCCTTCACTTGGAACCAATTTAGCAGATGAATTTGGTAGTAAATctccaaaaatattaccGAAGTCCTTTGTAACTTTCTCCCAAGTTTTCAGTAAAGTTTCTCTCTTgtaatcatttaatttggATATTGTCTCTTGAATTTTAATCTTATCTTCTTCGATAGTTTTTATCATTGTTTTCAAAGCCGTTTCCTTCTTTTCAACGTTTTCTATCATACTCAtaatatttggatttacttttcttttcatttcATTATAAGTTTCAGTTAACTCTTTTGATTTTGCTTCATATTCTTTCAAGTTAATATTAgcattttcttcaataatgCTTTCTACTACACTCTTATCTTCAAGCCATGGGTTTTCGGACAAAATGTGCTGAATATTtgctttaatattttctgaattattttgatagtttgaaaattcttgttgtaattgttttaattcattttcataatcTGCTTTATCATCActcttctttttcaatagtttagttaaatcatttatttcttcatctaattGGAATAACCGTTTACGCTCATCTTCTAACTTCAGTTGTGTTTCTGATAGTTGATGATTAATTTCATCCAAATGAGATTCTATTTGAATCCTCTCATTCTCtacatcttttaatttttttaaattttttatcgaTTTTTCCTCCAAATCCTGGATATCACTTGATAATTGTTCAATTTCCAATTGATCATTTTGGTACGaatcataaatattttctacttcattttcttttacagataattttttcgaTAAGGctttaatttcttgttgTAATTCCTTTAATTTAGACCCTttgtcattattaaattcattaatatctttttcaatttgaataatgGAGTTTTGGATAgattctaatttattttgttcttGAGTAATACTATTTTCACAACTTTTGATCTCAAGAGAAATTGCttcatttcttttaataagtTGAGTTGATTGATTTGAATCAACACTTCTTTGAGCCATTGCTAATTTATGTTCGGCTAAATTTAGGTCATTTTGGATGACTTTTGAAGCTGAAtagattttttcttgttcatttaatttaattttaatatctctCAAATTTTCctctaatatttttatttcattgcAAGTTTTATTGTAATGTTGAATATCCAATagtaaagaatttttattatttctactCCCACCTGATAAAGTTCCTTCTGGATCATATACATCACCTTCTAGGGTAATTGATCTTTGGCGGATATTTTGATGAAAAGTTACTTTTTTTGCAGTTTCGGAATCTTTACATATTAAACTTGTACCAAATATGAATTCCATAGCTCTTGATAATTCATCACTGTAGCCAATTAGATTCAATGCCAAATCTACTTTACCAGGAGCTAATTGTTTTGCAAAATTTACGGTATTTTCATTCAATCTACGAGACgcaattttatttaatggaATGATAGTGACACGTTTACGTAACCTCCCTTTTTCTAATAGCTGTGAAGCAGTAGTTTCATTATCTACGACAACATTATATAGCCTACCACCAGCACATACTTGTAAAGCAGAGGCACTTTCTATagcattatcattaatagtAAATAGTGTGGCTGCAACACCTTTAACACTATTTGGATTGAAATCTTTTGATGGcattgaataattaaagtctaaattattaaatttttttttcataaagTCTGATTTTTCTGTCAGTTTATAAATTTGGTTTTGAACATTATTTTGATCTGTCTTTAATTTATTGACAAGATGTTTATCATAACCAATTTtccttaatttttcatttaataagtcataattttgtttaattatatttaaattattcaaatctttCTCATGATCAATCTTTGCCTTTTCTAATCTTGGattgttattaattaattctttatttaaaagatcaattttcatcttgtattttttaatgGATAATTTTGTGTCATTTTCTAAAGTCTTTTgattaattaattgttgttgataACCACCATCTGTAGTACCTGTTGAAGAGATCCCAGTTTGTAAGgttgaaaataattcttcctTTGTTGaatacaaattttttaacttatccaattcaatttttaattggttataattattttgttttgtttcaAAAAGTTTCTTTTTAGAAGTTAACTGATCTTTTAGGTTTGGTAATGTAgcttttaaatctttttcaatcGTAGAATtctctttaaaattttccaggcatatttttaaattagttTGAACTCTTGAAATATCATTCAATAGTTTTGATTCTTCTTTCTGTAAAGATTGTAATGGGCTTGGTATTGtgtcattattattgctattgtTTTCTCTCTTAGATTTCAGCTCTAGCAAATCATTATTGAgattattcaattcatcCTTTGTAGAAGTGATCaagtttttcaaatcttgaaccctatttttttgtacttgaatattattttcgaatttgatgaaactttcatttaaatctttaaaatgatatgcattaataattctattgaatttttctaaatttgtTTGAACCTGTTGAAATTCTAAgaacaaaattttttggtttttcaatttatttaattttggttcaatttcttcctttaatatagaattattttcaattaatttaccATCTTTTTTGGTCATTGTTCTCTGGGCCTTCTCTTTACGATCTTCAAACATTTTGGTCCCAGCTGCCTCTTCAATTAGTGATAGGATTTCTGTGGatttcatatttaaaactttagTAATTTTTCCCTGCATAATTAAGAAATTAggattattaatatttaattgaactgattgaaataattgtaatacAGATTGTTGTGGAGCTCTATGGccattaattaaatatttggaagTACCACCTATAACAATTTGTCTTGTCACTGATATTCTTGGTGATGTGTTAAACCCAATAGGagaatttgatttatcggtattatcaaatacaaTGGTAACGCTTGCCTTCGTGACACCAGCTTGGCCTCTCTTATAGATCAGATCTTGTAAATTTGAGGCTCTAACTGTAGTCATTGACGATATACCCAAAACAAAGCATATTGcatctaaaatatttgatttaccTGAACCATTTAAACCAGTGATGGCATTGAATTGTGGGTCCCAATCTGAGATGACTGTTCTTGTTGCATAGGATTTAAAACCATctataattaattcttcaactttcattttattacaatattataaacaatattgatataataATGGGGTAATTCTAGAAGGAATTTATACAATTTTGAATACAATACGTGCTCTGTAAATCATTTTATGCAAATCTTTTCTCTTTGATATGTAAGCaaatctattaaatttcGTGTTACTTCTCTATTTACATTACAACTAAAAATGTTTATGCATTTCCCGATGCTCCTGTAGTGTATGGATGTTTACTTATTTGGGaaataatttctaaattGCTTGTATTGGGCggtaaaaagaaaaaaagtttcaaatCAGCAAAACTACTGTTTTCACTATcataatctttaaattagaAGGTGTGGAGAGTATCAACGCATAAGTATTTGTATAATAGtcgttttttttagaaCATTATCCCTTTCAAGTTGTACGTCgcaaatattaaaagaaaaaaatagtggTCAAATAATATGTGAACTTAAGtgaaattaagaaataataaattatatataaaagattaaattaGTTAAAATGATTCTATATAACAAAGTTCTTATTTCTTAGCGGCAGCT from Henningerozyma blattae CBS 6284 chromosome 4, complete genome encodes the following:
- the MET10 gene encoding sulfite reductase subunit alpha (similar to Saccharomyces cerevisiae MET10 (YFR030W); ancestral locus Anc_7.185), coding for MTISQETPRVSSLIPSLNQVLVSNSDAVFSYKIFSEPNLLESGLKEAAAANGVFYKSLEARRGAALAPLGYAEESNSRLTTIVVPSYASPDLLSTFAEKYNNNKNFLFSVAALGYDSNNGVISNNYVDAFDTASRLGSVLITPINYKELSTVSKFATVVGKFVDDIKLTTLLYDGTSYTRSQFSTVLEPAQLANIQEPISFQDALTSFNLSEFEYLGDSTPEILFVTYGSLESELFTSVMQQSQTKKIGLISVRIPLPFNYEKFVSLIPSSVKKVVVVSQSRNTNIPSSGLLNDHISIALFRYLKSTGALKLPKIENFSFDTSFVWSTNVVIKIISSFISDFTFNGQQTDSKSYSFWSADNNKLFSTPASLVNSIAESSADLESVIREKYDNVTGSGIYQAQWTVTTNRDLLLPISNLDSVDLSIVTDLHILNYYDITSQLNENGVIVISLPISEDDYKVLDFTKQETFTDVLKIPTTFLTNIKEKSLNLVIVNSNKEALDNDIITKGIFWKYSFNYTVAQSVKLIGATLGDSMIASDIFSVLKEALETDVWEINATAIPLIKKPQDDGSTVQNQDEDLEMKDTYLEAPALLATFNETSFRPNEYHVSNSSGEINQISTSSIAEISKRLTFREAYGTTTELRPDLSMKTFVIKVKENRRVTPEDYDRYIFNIEFDIKGTGLKYDIGEALGIHARNDSAKVNEFLAYYGLDPKEIVLVPNKDDNSILEARTVFQAFVENLDIFGKPPKKFYEALIPFAQDEKDKDKLTNLISPAGASELKVYQDEEFFTYADIFEEFPSVRPAVTDLVSLIAPLKRREYSIASSQKVHPNEIHLLIVVVDWVDKRGRKRFGQASKYISELPVGAELVVSVKPSVMKLPQSPLQPVIMSGLGTGLAPFKAIVEEKMWQKQQGMDIGEVYLFLGSRHKREEYLYGELWEAYKDAGIITHIGAAFSRDQDYKIYIQDRIKEVLSDLKEAMIAKQGTFYLCGPTWPVPDITNALKDIVEMDAKEKGIKIDLAAAIEDLKETSRYILEVY
- the SMC2 gene encoding condensin subunit SMC2 (similar to Saccharomyces cerevisiae SMC2 (YFR031C); ancestral locus Anc_7.186), translated to MKVEELIIDGFKSYATRTVISDWDPQFNAITGLNGSGKSNILDAICFVLGISSMTTVRASNLQDLIYKRGQAGVTKASVTIVFDNTDKSNSPIGFNTSPRISVTRQIVIGGTSKYLINGHRAPQQSVLQLFQSVQLNINNPNFLIMQGKITKVLNMKSTEILSLIEEAAGTKMFEDRKEKAQRTMTKKDGKLIENNSILKEEIEPKLNKLKNQKILFLEFQQVQTNLEKFNRIINAYHFKDLNESFIKFENNIQVQKNRVQDLKNLITSTKDELNNLNNDLLELKSKRENNSNNNDTIPSPLQSLQKEESKLLNDISRVQTNLKICLENFKENSTIEKDLKATLPNLKDQLTSKKKLFETKQNNYNQLKIELDKLKNLYSTKEELFSTLQTGISSTGTTDGGYQQQLINQKTLENDTKLSIKKYKMKIDLLNKELINNNPRLEKAKIDHEKDLNNLNIIKQNYDLLNEKLRKIGYDKHLVNKLKTDQNNVQNQIYKLTEKSDFMKKKFNNLDFNYSMPSKDFNPNSVKGVAATLFTINDNAIESASALQVCAGGRLYNVVVDNETTASQLLEKGRLRKRVTIIPLNKIASRRLNENTVNFAKQLAPGKVDLALNLIGYSDELSRAMEFIFGTSLICKDSETAKKVTFHQNIRQRSITLEGDVYDPEGTLSGGSRNNKNSLLLDIQHYNKTCNEIKILEENLRDIKIKLNEQEKIYSASKVIQNDLNLAEHKLAMAQRSVDSNQSTQLIKRNEAISLEIKSCENSITQEQNKLESIQNSIIQIEKDINEFNNDKGSKLKELQQEIKALSKKLSVKENEVENIYDSYQNDQLEIEQLSSDIQDLEEKSIKNLKKLKDVENERIQIESHLDEINHQLSETQLKLEDERKRLFQLDEEINDLTKLLKKKSDDKADYENELKQLQQEFSNYQNNSENIKANIQHILSENPWLEDKSVVESIIEENANINLKEYEAKSKELTETYNEMKRKVNPNIMSMIENVEKKETALKTMIKTIEEDKIKIQETISKLNDYKRETLLKTWEKVTKDFGNIFGDLLPNSSAKLVPSEGKDITEGLEVKVKLGNIWKESLVELSGGQRSLVALSLILALLQFRPAPMYILDEVDAALDLSHTQNIGHLIKTRFKGAQFIVVSLKEGMFTNANRVFRTRFQDGTSVVSVM